From Erinaceus europaeus chromosome 9, mEriEur2.1, whole genome shotgun sequence, one genomic window encodes:
- the NCSTN gene encoding nicastrin isoform X2 yields the protein MEKLKGRNNRIAGLAVSLAKPRPTPGYSPSVQCPNDGFGIYSDSYGPEYAHCKDVAWNILGDGLAYEDFSFPIFLLEDENETRVIKQCYQDHNLVQNGSLPTFPLCAMQLFSHMHAVLSTVTCMRRSYIQSTFSINPEIICDPLSDYNVWSLLRPINTSESMASADRVVVAATRLDSRSFFWNVAPGAESAVASFVTQLAAAEALQKVPDVATLPRNVMFVFFQGETFDYIGSSRMVYDMERGKFPVQLDNIDSFVELGQVALRNSLELWMHTDPMSQKNASVRNQVEALLDTVEKSSTGIPTLVLQRPSQSQPLPPSSLQRFLRARNISGVVLTDHSAAFHNHYFESVYDTAENINVSYPKGQSPEEDLNEVTETAKALADVATLLGRTLYQLAGGTNFSDSIQANPQTVTRLLYGFLVRSNNSWFQSFMRHDLRSFLGDGPLQHYIAVSSPTNTTYVVQYALANLTGTVVDLTREQCQDPSKAPSENKDIYEYSWVQGPLDINSTERLPQCVRSTVRLARALSPAFELKQWGSKEYSTWTESRWKDISARIFLIASKELEFITLMVGLGILIFSLVVTYCINAKADVLFMAPREPGSVSY from the exons ATGGAAAAGCTGAAGGGGAGAAACAACCGGATTGCTGGCCTTGCAGTGTCTTTGGCCAAACCCAGACCCACCCCTGGCTATTCTCCCAGTGTGCAGTGCCCCAATGATGGGTTTG GCATTTACTCCGACTCCTATGGACCAGAGTATGCTCACTGCAAGGATGTGGCCTGGAATATTCTAGGTGATGGCTTGGCCTATGAGGACTTCAGTTTCCCCATCTTTCTTCTGGAAGATGAAAATGAAACCAGAGTCATCAAGCAG TGCTACCAAGACCACAATTTGGTTCAGAACGGCTCACTGCCCACCTTCCCACTCTGCGCCATGCAGCTGTTCTCGCACATGCACGCTGTACTCAGCACCGTCACCTGCATGCGCCGGAGCTACATCCAGAGCACCTTCAGCATCAACCCAG AGATTATCTGTGACCCTCTATCTGACTACAACGTGTGGAGTCTACTCAGGCCTATAAACACTTCTGAGTCAATGGCGTCTGCTGATAGGGTCGTGGTCGCTGCCACCCGG CTGGACAGCCGCTCCTTTTTCTGGAATGTGGCCCCTGGGGCTGAGAGTGCTGTGGCTTCCTTCGTCACCCAGCTGGCTGCAGCAGAAGCTTTGCAGAAGGTCCCAGATGTGGCCACCCTGCCCCGCAATGTCATGTTTGTCTTCTTCCAAGGG GAGACATTTGACTACATTGGCAGCTCCAGGATGGTCTACGACATGGAGAGGGGCAAGTTTCCTGTGCAGCTGGACAACATTGACTCCTTCGTGGAGCTGGGGCAG GTGGCTCTCAGGAATTCCCTTGAGCTCTGGATGCACACAGACCCCATGTCGCAGAAAAACGCGTCTGTGCGGAACCAG GTGGAGGCGCTCTTGGACACAGTTGAGAAGAGCAGCACTGGTATCCCAACCTTGGTCCTCCAGAGGCCCAGTCAGTCACAGcccctccctccatcctcccTGCAGCGGTTTTTACGAGCACGGAATATCTCTGGTGTGGTTCTCACCGACCACTCTGCTGCATTCCATAACCA TTACTTTGAAAGCGTTTATGACACTGCTGAGAACATCAATGTCAGCTACCCCAAGGGACAGAGTCCAGAAGAGGACCTGAACGAGGTGACAGAAACTGCCAAG GCCCTGGCGGATGTGGCCACACTGCTGGGACGCACCCTGTACCAGCTTGCAGGAGGCACTAACTTCAGCGACTCCATCCAGGCCAACCCCCAAACG GTCACCCGCCTGCTCTATGGCTTCCTGGTCAGATCCAACAACTCCTGGTTCCAGTCCTTCATGAGGCACGACCTGCGTTCCTTCCTGG GGGACGGGCCTCTGCAGCACTACATCGCTGTCTCCAGCCCCACCAACACCACCTACGTGGTGCAGTATGCCTTGGCAAACCTGACAGGCACAGTGGTGGACCTGACCCGAGAGCAGTGCCAGGACCCCAGCAAAGCCCCCAGTGAGAACAAGGAT ATCTATGAATACTCATGGGTGCAGGGCCCCTTGGACATCAACAGTACAGAGCGACTGCCCCAGTGTGTGCGGTCTACGGTACGGCTGGCCAGGGCCTTGTCCCCTGCCTTTGAACTGAAGCAGTGGGGCTCCAAGGAATACTCCACATGGACCGAGAGCCGCTGGAAAGACATCAGTGCTAGGATATTCCTGATAGCCAGCAAAGAACTTGAG TTCATCACCCTGATGGTGGGCTTGGGCATACTCATCTTCTCACTGGTCGTCACTTACTGCATCAACGCCAAAGCTGACGTCCTCTTCATGGCTCCTCGGGAGCCAGGATCCGTGTCTTACTGA
- the NCSTN gene encoding nicastrin isoform X1 — protein sequence MAVSGGGSAAGSGGRFLLHLLHFCVLLAGLCRGNSVERKIYIPLNKTAPCVRLLNATHQIGCQSSINGNTGVIHVVEKEEDLKWVLSDGPNPPYMVLLEGVLFTRSLMEKLKGRNNRIAGLAVSLAKPRPTPGYSPSVQCPNDGFGIYSDSYGPEYAHCKDVAWNILGDGLAYEDFSFPIFLLEDENETRVIKQCYQDHNLVQNGSLPTFPLCAMQLFSHMHAVLSTVTCMRRSYIQSTFSINPEIICDPLSDYNVWSLLRPINTSESMASADRVVVAATRLDSRSFFWNVAPGAESAVASFVTQLAAAEALQKVPDVATLPRNVMFVFFQGETFDYIGSSRMVYDMERGKFPVQLDNIDSFVELGQVALRNSLELWMHTDPMSQKNASVRNQVEALLDTVEKSSTGIPTLVLQRPSQSQPLPPSSLQRFLRARNISGVVLTDHSAAFHNHYFESVYDTAENINVSYPKGQSPEEDLNEVTETAKALADVATLLGRTLYQLAGGTNFSDSIQANPQTVTRLLYGFLVRSNNSWFQSFMRHDLRSFLGDGPLQHYIAVSSPTNTTYVVQYALANLTGTVVDLTREQCQDPSKAPSENKDIYEYSWVQGPLDINSTERLPQCVRSTVRLARALSPAFELKQWGSKEYSTWTESRWKDISARIFLIASKELEFITLMVGLGILIFSLVVTYCINAKADVLFMAPREPGSVSY from the exons ATGGCGGTGTCGGGGGGCGGCTCCGCAGCTGGCTCCGGCGGTCGCTTCCTTCTACACCTGCTGCATTTCTGCGTCCTGCTGGCAG GTTTGTGCAGAGGAAACTCAGTGGAAAGGAAGATCTACATCCCCCTAAATAAAACAGCTCCCTGTGTCCGTCTGCTCAATGCTACGCATCAGATTGGCTGCCAGT CCTCCATCAATGGGAATACAGGGGTCATTCATgtagtggagaaggaggaggacctAAAGTGGGTGCTGAGTGACGGTCCCAACCCCCCCTACATGGTTCTGCTGGAAGGTGTGCTCTTCACCAG GAGTCTGATGGAAAAGCTGAAGGGGAGAAACAACCGGATTGCTGGCCTTGCAGTGTCTTTGGCCAAACCCAGACCCACCCCTGGCTATTCTCCCAGTGTGCAGTGCCCCAATGATGGGTTTG GCATTTACTCCGACTCCTATGGACCAGAGTATGCTCACTGCAAGGATGTGGCCTGGAATATTCTAGGTGATGGCTTGGCCTATGAGGACTTCAGTTTCCCCATCTTTCTTCTGGAAGATGAAAATGAAACCAGAGTCATCAAGCAG TGCTACCAAGACCACAATTTGGTTCAGAACGGCTCACTGCCCACCTTCCCACTCTGCGCCATGCAGCTGTTCTCGCACATGCACGCTGTACTCAGCACCGTCACCTGCATGCGCCGGAGCTACATCCAGAGCACCTTCAGCATCAACCCAG AGATTATCTGTGACCCTCTATCTGACTACAACGTGTGGAGTCTACTCAGGCCTATAAACACTTCTGAGTCAATGGCGTCTGCTGATAGGGTCGTGGTCGCTGCCACCCGG CTGGACAGCCGCTCCTTTTTCTGGAATGTGGCCCCTGGGGCTGAGAGTGCTGTGGCTTCCTTCGTCACCCAGCTGGCTGCAGCAGAAGCTTTGCAGAAGGTCCCAGATGTGGCCACCCTGCCCCGCAATGTCATGTTTGTCTTCTTCCAAGGG GAGACATTTGACTACATTGGCAGCTCCAGGATGGTCTACGACATGGAGAGGGGCAAGTTTCCTGTGCAGCTGGACAACATTGACTCCTTCGTGGAGCTGGGGCAG GTGGCTCTCAGGAATTCCCTTGAGCTCTGGATGCACACAGACCCCATGTCGCAGAAAAACGCGTCTGTGCGGAACCAG GTGGAGGCGCTCTTGGACACAGTTGAGAAGAGCAGCACTGGTATCCCAACCTTGGTCCTCCAGAGGCCCAGTCAGTCACAGcccctccctccatcctcccTGCAGCGGTTTTTACGAGCACGGAATATCTCTGGTGTGGTTCTCACCGACCACTCTGCTGCATTCCATAACCA TTACTTTGAAAGCGTTTATGACACTGCTGAGAACATCAATGTCAGCTACCCCAAGGGACAGAGTCCAGAAGAGGACCTGAACGAGGTGACAGAAACTGCCAAG GCCCTGGCGGATGTGGCCACACTGCTGGGACGCACCCTGTACCAGCTTGCAGGAGGCACTAACTTCAGCGACTCCATCCAGGCCAACCCCCAAACG GTCACCCGCCTGCTCTATGGCTTCCTGGTCAGATCCAACAACTCCTGGTTCCAGTCCTTCATGAGGCACGACCTGCGTTCCTTCCTGG GGGACGGGCCTCTGCAGCACTACATCGCTGTCTCCAGCCCCACCAACACCACCTACGTGGTGCAGTATGCCTTGGCAAACCTGACAGGCACAGTGGTGGACCTGACCCGAGAGCAGTGCCAGGACCCCAGCAAAGCCCCCAGTGAGAACAAGGAT ATCTATGAATACTCATGGGTGCAGGGCCCCTTGGACATCAACAGTACAGAGCGACTGCCCCAGTGTGTGCGGTCTACGGTACGGCTGGCCAGGGCCTTGTCCCCTGCCTTTGAACTGAAGCAGTGGGGCTCCAAGGAATACTCCACATGGACCGAGAGCCGCTGGAAAGACATCAGTGCTAGGATATTCCTGATAGCCAGCAAAGAACTTGAG TTCATCACCCTGATGGTGGGCTTGGGCATACTCATCTTCTCACTGGTCGTCACTTACTGCATCAACGCCAAAGCTGACGTCCTCTTCATGGCTCCTCGGGAGCCAGGATCCGTGTCTTACTGA
- the LOC132540386 gene encoding uncharacterized protein LOC132540386 isoform X1, which produces MIQQSPAVAEIIQPGGLGPKKAHENIRGGSRAMIDVTQSTRVVVDSSRKSTLLFADILIPGSWWRQSSRIVQTCQMLGSPRREDKGPSSEHSKRGGWPCPCLRLSAPHWAVCPNPAAKVVFFKVSLQFPQGKEGFGMQAAPHCSPSWLSWRSFWLARARHSCHQQASGPACSQRKGCFSSCWQLREAAWAAQEVGCRCRPCSPSLCREEPGVACLWPQTPGSFYCSRIGWAPSETLLSLPFGDQQLAPLSPVPWGPWGLASRILEIQTAQLLCPCLLQSHFSAFSCVCSYSQHPLSPHVGVSTWPPAAGKLGGMTMIPRSSSSVLRAFLAAVPHPWRPRVRGSCCCRHTLE; this is translated from the exons ATGATCCAGCAGAGCCCAGCCGTAGCTGAAATAATTCAACCTGGTGGCCTGGGGCCCAAGAAGGCACATGAAAACAttaggggggggagtcgggct ATGATAGATGTTACACAGTCCACACGAGTGGTTGTGGACTCTTCTAGAAAGAGCACTCTGCTCTTTGCAGATATTCTAATACCTGGGTCTTGGTGGAGGCAAAGTTCTAGGATAGTGCAGACCTGCCAGATGTTGGGGTCACCCAGGAGAGAGGACAAGGGTCCCTCGTCTGAACACAGCAAGAGAGGAGGCtggccctgcccctgcctgcGCCTCTCAGCTCCCCACTGGGCTGTTTGCCCTAATCCTGCTGCCAAAGTAGTTTTtttcaaagtttctctccagttcCCCCAGGGCAAGGAAGGTTTTGGGATGCAGGCTGCACCCCACTGCTCCCCCTCCTGGCTGAGCTGGAGAAGTTTCTGGCTGGCAAGAGCCAGGCACAGCTGCCATCAGCAGGCCAGTGGGCCAGCATGCTCCCAAAGGAAAGGCTGCTTCTCATCCTGCTGGCAGCTCCGGGAAGCGGCGTGGGCAGCACAAGAGGTGGGGTGCAGATGTAGGCCCTGCAGTCCCAGCCTCTGCAGAGAAGAGCCTGGAGTAGCTTGTCTCTGGCCTCAAACACCAGGCTCTTTCTACTGCTCCAGGATAGGCTGGGCCCCCAGTGAGACCCTCTTGAGTCTCCCTTTTGGAGACCAGCAACTGGCACCTCTGTCTCCTGTACCCTGGGGGCCATGGGGACTGGCAAGCAGGATCTTGGAGATACAGACTGCCCAGCTGCTTTGTCCCTGTCTTCTGCAGTCTCATTTTTCAGCCTTCTCCTGTGTTTGCTCATACTCGCAGCACCCCCTCTCACCCCATGTGGGAGTCAGTACCTGGCCACCTGCTGCGGGGAAGTTGGGAGGAATGACTATGATACCCAGGTCCTCTAGCTCAGTGCTAAGGGCCTTCTTGGCAGCGGTGCCCCACCCCTGGCGTCCAAGGGTTAGGGGTTCTTGCTGCTGCAGGCACACCCTGGAATAG
- the LOC132540386 gene encoding uncharacterized protein LOC132540386 isoform X2 — translation MIDVTQSTRVVVDSSRKSTLLFADILIPGSWWRQSSRIVQTCQMLGSPRREDKGPSSEHSKRGGWPCPCLRLSAPHWAVCPNPAAKVVFFKVSLQFPQGKEGFGMQAAPHCSPSWLSWRSFWLARARHSCHQQASGPACSQRKGCFSSCWQLREAAWAAQEVGCRCRPCSPSLCREEPGVACLWPQTPGSFYCSRIGWAPSETLLSLPFGDQQLAPLSPVPWGPWGLASRILEIQTAQLLCPCLLQSHFSAFSCVCSYSQHPLSPHVGVSTWPPAAGKLGGMTMIPRSSSSVLRAFLAAVPHPWRPRVRGSCCCRHTLE, via the coding sequence ATGATAGATGTTACACAGTCCACACGAGTGGTTGTGGACTCTTCTAGAAAGAGCACTCTGCTCTTTGCAGATATTCTAATACCTGGGTCTTGGTGGAGGCAAAGTTCTAGGATAGTGCAGACCTGCCAGATGTTGGGGTCACCCAGGAGAGAGGACAAGGGTCCCTCGTCTGAACACAGCAAGAGAGGAGGCtggccctgcccctgcctgcGCCTCTCAGCTCCCCACTGGGCTGTTTGCCCTAATCCTGCTGCCAAAGTAGTTTTtttcaaagtttctctccagttcCCCCAGGGCAAGGAAGGTTTTGGGATGCAGGCTGCACCCCACTGCTCCCCCTCCTGGCTGAGCTGGAGAAGTTTCTGGCTGGCAAGAGCCAGGCACAGCTGCCATCAGCAGGCCAGTGGGCCAGCATGCTCCCAAAGGAAAGGCTGCTTCTCATCCTGCTGGCAGCTCCGGGAAGCGGCGTGGGCAGCACAAGAGGTGGGGTGCAGATGTAGGCCCTGCAGTCCCAGCCTCTGCAGAGAAGAGCCTGGAGTAGCTTGTCTCTGGCCTCAAACACCAGGCTCTTTCTACTGCTCCAGGATAGGCTGGGCCCCCAGTGAGACCCTCTTGAGTCTCCCTTTTGGAGACCAGCAACTGGCACCTCTGTCTCCTGTACCCTGGGGGCCATGGGGACTGGCAAGCAGGATCTTGGAGATACAGACTGCCCAGCTGCTTTGTCCCTGTCTTCTGCAGTCTCATTTTTCAGCCTTCTCCTGTGTTTGCTCATACTCGCAGCACCCCCTCTCACCCCATGTGGGAGTCAGTACCTGGCCACCTGCTGCGGGGAAGTTGGGAGGAATGACTATGATACCCAGGTCCTCTAGCTCAGTGCTAAGGGCCTTCTTGGCAGCGGTGCCCCACCCCTGGCGTCCAAGGGTTAGGGGTTCTTGCTGCTGCAGGCACACCCTGGAATAG
- the NHLH1 gene encoding helix-loop-helix protein 1, whose translation MMLNSDTMDLELPPTHSETESSFSDCGGTVGPDGAGSGGQGGGPTRGLESGEPGRRDLAHLSREERRRRRRATAKYRTAHATRERIRVEAFNLAFAELRKLLPTLPPDKKLSKIEILRLAICYISYLNHVLDV comes from the coding sequence ATGatgctcaattctgacaccatggATCTGGAACTGCCCCCCACCCACTCGGAGACAGAGTCTAGCTTCAGCGACTGCGGGGGCACTGTAGGCCCCGATGGGGCAGGGtctggggggcagggtgggggcccTACAAGGGGCCTGGAGTCTGGAGAGCCAGGCCGCAGAGACCTGGCCCATCTGAGCCGGGAGGAGCGTCGGCGGCGGCGCAGGGCCACAGCCAAGTATCGCACAGCGCACGCTACCCGCGAGCGCATCCGTGTGGAGGCCTTCAACCTGGCTTTTGCTGAGCTGAGAAAGTTGCTGCCCACGCTGCCCCCTGACAAGAAGCTCTCCAAGATTGAGATCCTGCGCCTGGCCATCTGCTACATCTCCTACCTGAACCATGTGCTGGACGTCTGA